CGGCGGGTCGATCGCCCGGACGGCGTTCGAACTGCTGGACCCGGGCGGCCGCATGGTCAGCTTCGGTCTGGCCAGCGGCGAGTGGTCCCCGGTGGCACCGGAAGCCGCCGCCGAACGGCAGGTCACGCTGGTCCGGCCGGACGTGCCACCCGCGCGGCTGCGGGCGTACACCATCCAGGCGCTGGCGGACGCGGCGGCCGGCCAACTCCGGCCGCTGATCGGCCAGCGCTTCCCACTGGAACACGCCGCCGACGCGCACGCCGCCATCGAGGCGCGCGCGACCGTCGGCAAGACCCTGCTGGACGTTGACTAGCGGCCCTACAGGTACATGCCGGTGCGGTGCTCCGACTCGTCGCTCCGGGCCGGCTTGTCACCCTCACCGAAGAACCGCTTGCCGCCGAACTCGCCGTGCAGCCGGTCGTCCAGCTCGTCGGCGAGGCCGGTCATCACCTGCACCGCCAGCATGAGGTGGGTGGCCTGGAAGTTGCGGCCGAAGACCGGGATGGACGCCCAGACCGTGTCGTCGGCGCAGTAGAGGCGACCGATCGGCATCCGGTTGGTCAGCTCCGACAGCTTGACGTAGAGCCGTTCGGTCGGCTCGACCTCGGTGAGCACCGGGGAGAAGACGTCCACCAGTGGCGGATTGTCGCGCACCCGCACGAAGACCATCGCCGAACCGGCCCGGATGGTGATGTCCCCGTCCGAGTCGATCTGCAACCGCTCGGCGTCGGACTTCAACATCGTGGACACCACAGTGCGGACGCGGTCCGCCAGATCAAGCACGTCATCCCGCTCGGTCTGCGCGGCGGCCGCCTCGGCCAGCGCCTCCTCCAGGTCGCCCTCGACGTCGGAGTCCGGCCCGAACTCGCTGCGCGCGGTGCCCAACGGCTCCACAGTCAACGGCTCGCCCTCGGCGTCGTTGACCACGTACACGAGGAAGGCCGGGTGCGGGGCGCCGTACACGTCGCGCAGCGTGCGGGACAGCAGCGGGGCGATCCGGGCGGCCTCCGCCGTCGTACCGTCAAGCCCGAACGAGCCGCCGGAGCCGGCCACCACACCGGGCGGGGACCAGCCCAGCGCCACCATGTCCGCCACCGCGGCACGGTCCAACCGGTAGCCCTGCGGCAGGGCGGCGTTGCCGACGGCCCGAGCGGAGAGCCCGCCGTCGCCTGTCACGTCGACGCTTATCGAGTAGACGGCATCCCCCGTACCGGAGGCGGTGGGGTCGAGGGTCAGTTCGAGGTGCGCGCCGGCGGGCAGCTCTCGCAGCCGCAGGGCGAGCATCCGGGCGAACTCCCGCCACGCCTCCGTCACCTTGGCGCGCAGGTCGGTGGTGCTGGGCTCGTCGAGCAGGATCGACTCCGCCGGCTCGGATGTGCCGTCGGGCTCACCGTCCGGCGCCGAGGGGTGGTCAGCCGTCATGATCGCCTCCGTCCGTCACGATCACCCTACTCACGCCGTCCGGGCGTCGAATCAGCCCGGACCGGGATCGGACACCGGCCGGCCGGCAGCCGTCCCCTCGCTGTGGGGACGGCTGGATGGGGACGGCTGGGTCACGGGGACCGCGGCGGGGCAGGTCAGGCGGTGGGATCGTCGGACGGGGCGGTGGGATCGTCGGGGTCAGCGCCCAGCCGGACCGGCCAGTCGGCGGCGAGAGCGCTCAGCCGGGCCGCGGCGTCCGCCGGGTCGGCACCCCTGCCGACGGCCAGCCCGAGGAGGTACGCGGTGACCGGCGCCCCGGGCCGCAGCACCTGGTGGGCGACATCGCGAGCCAGGTCCAGCACCGCCGACACGGGCACCTCGGTCGGATCCAGACCCACCTCGGCGCAGGCTGCCGTGACCCAGTCGTCAAGCACCGTCATCGCACCCACTCCTCCGCCCGGCGTACGTCCTCGTCAGTGTCGCAGTCGAACCAGGGCGGCGGACCGTCACCGACCCACGGCACCTCCCGGACGGCGAGACCGGCCCACAGCCCCCGTACCGGAGCACCGGCCAGGCTGCCGCCCCGCTCGGCGGCCAGCCGGGCCAGCCCGGTCCGCAGCGCGGCGACCCGCCACACCCCGCACAGCGACTGCCGCCGGCCGTCCGCGTCGACGAAGCACACCCCGTCGATTCGCCGCTCCAGGCCGACAGGGCCGGTGCCGGCCTGCGAAGGGCCAGTGCCGGCCTGCGAAGGGCCAGTGCCGGCCTGCGAAGGGCCAGTGCCGGCCTGCGAAGGGCCAGTGCCGGCCTGCGAAGGGCCAGTGCCGGCCTGCGAAGGGCCGGTGCCGGCCTGCGAAGGGCCGCCTCCCGTTGTGACGGGTGACGAGCTGCCGGCCGGGGCGAGGTGGGTCAGCAGGTCGCCGATCGCGGCGCGGGTGAGCAGTGGGAGGTCGGCGGCGAGCACCGCGACAAGCGTCGTGTCGGGATCGAGCAGTGCCAGCCCGGCCGCCATCGCGGCGACCGGCCCGCCGCCGGGAGGATCCTCGCGGGTGACCCGCACACCGTCCGCGACACCGTCACCCGGGCCGACCAGCACGCGCGGGGCAGCATCGCCCACGGCGGCCAGCACCCGGTCACGCATCGACAGGCCACCGACCGGACGCGCGGGCTTGTCCACCCCGCCCATCCGTCGGGCGGCCCCACCCGCGAGCACCACTGCCGCGTACGTCCCCACCCGGTCACGGTAGCCGTCCCGGCGGCCGTGCGGCGCGCGCCGCCGGGTGCCCGACGACGGCCTACGCTGCCCGATGCCTGCGGCGCCGGCTTGCGCTGCCGGAGAACCCGGCGGTGGCCTGGCTGCCGAAAGCCCCGGCGTCGGCCTGCCCTGCCGGAGACCCCGGGTCGGCCTGCGCCGACGAATGCCTTGGCGGCCTGCGCTGGCGGGTGCCGGATGACCGGCGGCCGTGCGGGTGGGCCGGGGTGGGGTGCAGGATGGCGGGATGGGACGGGCGACTGACCGACGGGGCGTACTGCGGATCGACCTGGACGCGGCGGCCGACGGACGCGTAGCCGTCCGACGGCCGGACACCCTGGCGGTGGAGGAGCCGCTGGAGATCCGGGTCGGCGCGGCCGGCCCCGGCCGCCGCAAGCCCCTCGCGGTCACCATGCGCACCCCCGGTGACGATCTGGACCTGGCGATCGGGTTCCTGCTGACCGAGGGACTGATCCGGTCGACCGACGACGTGCTGACCGCCCAGCTCTGCGCGGGCGCGGAGACTCCGAACACGTACAACGTGGTGGACGTGGTGCTCGCCCCCGGGGCGCCGGAACCCACCACCGACCCGTCCCGGAACTTCTACACGACCAGTTCCTGTGGGGTGTGCGGCAAGGCGAGCATCGACGCGATCCGGACGCGGTCGCTGTTCGACGTCAGGACGGACCCGCTCACCGTGGCGGCCGCCCTCCTCGCCGAGCTGCCCGACCGGTTGCGCGCCGCCCAGCGCGCCTTCGACCGCACCGGCGGGCTGCACGCGGCGGGCCTGTTCAGCCCGGCCGGAGAGCTGGTGGTGCTCCGGGAGGACGTGGGCCGGCACAACGCCGTGGACAAGGTGATCGGCTGGGCGGTGCGGGAACGCCGTCTGCCGCTGACCGGGCACGTGCTGCTGGTGTCCGGTCGGGCCAGCTTCGAGCTGACCCAGAAGGCGTGGATGGCCGGCCTGCCGCTGCTGGCCGCGGTGTCCGCGCCGAGCACCCTCGCCGTCGAGTTGGCCGAGGAGGCGGGCATGACGCTTGTCGGCTTCCTGCGCGGCCGAACCATGAATGTCTACACCCGCCCCGAACGGGTCACCACCTGATCTCCGTCACCGACGGATCCGATGGTCGCCGGCGGTGCGTGGCGCAGGCGGCGATCTCCGCAGCGCGCGACAGCGTCAGTTGACCAGAACGATCCTTCCTGGCGCATGGCGTGCCTCGCTCAACTCGTGTGCCGCCGCAGCCTCGGTCAGCGGGAACGTGGCGGCGACGGGAATGTGCAACCGACCGGATTCGGCGAGGCCCACCGCGATGTCGAGGCCGTGTACCGCGAGCGGGTCGGCACCGGACCCCACTGCCTTGCCGGTCCGGTCGGCGGGTGCGCCATGCGACAGGTGGACGCCGTGGGCGGCAGCCGCGAAGTCGGCGATCGTCACCACGCGTGCCGCGTCTCCGGCGATGGCGATCAAGTCGGGCAGCGCTCCTCCGGCGCAGTCGAACACCGCGTCGACCCCGTCCGGCGCCAACCCTCGGATGCGGGCGGGCAACCCGGGGCCGTACGTCGTCGGCACCGCGCCGAGAGAGCGCAGGAAATCATGATTGCGCTCACTTGCCGTGCCGATGACAACTGCGCCACGGGCGGCTGCGACCTGAACTGCGACGCTGCCGACCGCGCCAGCCGCGCCGTGCACCAGCACAGCGTGCCCCGCCGCGACCCCGAGCCGGTCGAGAACGCGAGTGGCCGTCTCGACGCTGCCGGCGGCACCGCCCGCCTCCTCCCAACTCCAGTTGGCGGGCTTACCGGCCCACGCGCTCAGCACCACACGGTCGGCGTTGGCGCCACGCGTGGCCGACGACGCCATGCCGAACACCTGATCGCCGACGGCGACGCCCCTGACGCCGTCCCCAACCTCGTCGACCACGCCAGCCGCGTCGAAACCGGTCCGGCACGGGAACGTCACGGGGACCATGTCGGCCAGCTTGCCGGACCGGATGAGCACCTCCCCCGTCGAGACCCCTGATGCCCGGACGGCGATGCGGACCTGACCCGGCCCAGCGTGCGGGGCTGCGACCTCGGCGACGTGCACAACGTTGGGCGGCCCGAATTCGGCGAACACGACAGCTCTCATGGGCCGAACCGTAACGGAGCACCCCGTCCGGTTAGCTAAAGTGAGACCGGTGACGGCCGAAGTGAGACAGGTTCAGCGGTCGGATGCGCGCGACAACCGGGAGCGCATCCTGGCCGTCGCTCGCCTGGCGTTCGCGACCAACGGCCTCGACGTGCCGATCCGGGAGATCGCACGGCGCGCACAGCTCGGCGTCGCCACGATCTACCGGCACTTCCCCACCAAGGACGCACTGCTCGCCGAGGCGTTCGCCGAACAGATGACCGTCTGCTCGGCGATCGTCGAGGACGGCCTCGCTCAGCCCGACGCCTGGCTGGGCTTCCGCCTGGTGGTGGAGAAGCTCATGGAGACGCATGCCCACGATCGAGGCTTCGCCCGCGCCTTCATCAGCCAGCTTCCCCAGGAAGCCGGCTTCACCGCCGATCGCACCCGAACACTGCGCATGCTGGCCGAACTCGTCGACCGCGCGCGAGCGACGGGAGAGCTTCGGGACGACTTCGTCCTGGATGACCTCATCCTGGCGCTGATGGCCAACGAAGGCATACGAGCCGAGTCAGCCGCCAGACGATTGGCAGCCGCCCGTCGTTTCGCGGCATTCATGATCCAGTCGTTCCAGACAAGTTCGGCGCGGGCGCCACTGCCGCCGGCCGTGCGCCTACCGCTCTCGACACCCTGATCAGCACGCGGCAGCGAAGGCGTCGGCGTCAGGCTGCCGACAGGGTAACGGTCACCCCGGCACACCTCGGGCCAACTCGAGGATGCTCCAGTTGGTGGGGAGCCCTCTCGCCGCCGCCTTGGGGTGCGCTGTCGCGTAGTGCGCCTCGTGGATGAGAGCCGCACGGGCGGCATGGCCGGATGAGATGTCTCCGTCTACGGCGCGGGCCAGCTTGCCGGTGTCTCGCACGTCCTCGGCGCCGAGCGGCAGGATGCGGATCATCGGGGCAGTCATCATCAGTGCCAGTAGCGCGGCATCGATCTCGTCGGCCACGCTCGCGAAGGCGACCGCCAGGCAGGTCGCGGGGATGGCCACCTGCCGACCCTCGTCGGCAACCTCCAGCATCAGTTCCCCCACCGAGACGTTGCCCTCGATGTAGGCCGTCACCGCCGACGCGTCGAACACGACAGCGATCCGATCACTCATCCTTCGCGTCCCAACATCCGGCGTCCCTCGACCAACGCGTCCGCCGGAATGGGTGCCGCCAGGCGCTCCCGCCACCGCGCCCGGCCCGCCTCGGTCACCTCGATGCCAGCTCGCCGCAGCACCTCGTCGAGGTGCGCACGGGCCATCTGGACCCGTACCGCGGCAGTGATGGCGGCCGAGACGTTTGGCTGCTGGTCGAGCCAGTCCGCGACGTCGTCGGGGAGGCTCACGGAGCGCTTCACTGTCACATCCGCCAGCCTATCAATTCCGGTAGCACCAACGGTGTTACCGCGCGCTCGGCGGGACCCGTCAGCGGCGGCCACGTCGGCTCCGCTTCCGTGGCCGGACCACGCCAGGCATCCCTACCGACGGCCAGCCGTCCAGCTCGGACGGGGGCACACCGCGCCGGAGCAGGTCGTCCAGGAGCAGGGCCAGCGAGTAGTCGGGGTGCAGGCTCAGCGTGCGCTCCAGCGCGACCGCCGCCAGCGCCCCCTGCCCCGCCCGCCAGGCCGCGAACGCCAACAACGCGCCCGGGGCCGCGGTCAGCTCCGGCTCGGCCCGGCGCAGCACGTCGGTCCAGAGGGCGATGTCCCGGTCACGACCGTCGGTGCGCTCCCAGGCGTGGTCACGCACCGGCAGGTGGCTCAGCAGCAGGCTCAACCAGGCCACCTCGTCGTCGTCGAGCCGCTCACCGCGCCGCTGCCGGCGTTGCGCCTCACGGACCGCCGCCACCCCGGCGGAGCGCAGTGCCCGCCCGCCGAGCAGGTCGCCGTCGGGCGCCTGCTCGAGCAGCTCGACCAGGCGCCGCTCGGCCTGCACGGTGGCCGCGTGCAGCGCGTCGCGGGCCGCGCCGTCCACCGGCGCCACCTGCGCCGCGAGGGCCGCCCGGTCGGGGAGCGCGACCTGACCGGCGAACACGGCAGACGCGGTCACCGGGTTGGCCGTCGGGTCGTAGCGCCGACCCTCGGGTGGGCAGCAGTCCGCCTCGGCGCACAGGTAGGACCACCAGCGGCAATCGGTCACCCGCAGCGCGTCGAGCACCTCCAGGCCGACGCCGGTGAGGGCGGCGCGTACCGCGTCCACGCTCGGCGTCACCCGGTCGGGTGGCCCGTAGCCCACGACGGTGGCGGCATCCGCGCCCTGCCGCTGGATCACCCCTGCCAGGTGTCGGGCGCTGTCGACCGGGTCCGTGGACGGATCAGGCAGGTCGGCGCGGGCGGCGAAGATGATCTGCCGGCCGCGCAGGGCCACCGCGACCACGCTGTCGGCGGGATGGAACCCGAGCAGGTACGGCACGGCGGCGAGCAGGTCGGCGGGTGAGCGGACGGAGAGCTTCGCACGTTCGGTCGAGGTCATGCCGGCAGCCTGCGGCGAGCCCACCCGGCCGCGCCGCCCCTGTGGATGACACGCGGCTTATCCACAGTGACTGAGCGTATTCATGCAGGTGGACGAGTTTCGATGTGCGCACACGACACTGCGGTGTCATGCCCAGCGGCTACCGTGCGCTGATGGACCTGGCGTACCTGCGCGCGCACCCGGCACACCTGCCGACGTTCCGGACCCATCAGCGACTCCGCGAGACGCCTGTCGCCGGGGGGAACATCTGCGCCGCCGCCCGGCTCACCCTTGACGACGGTCACTCGGTCTTCGCCAAGTCCTGGCCGGAGCGGGCCGACCGGCCGGCGCCCGAGGGCTTCTTCGCCGCCGAGGCCGCCGGGCTGCGCTGGCTGCGGGAGGCCGACGCGATCGGCGTACCCGAGGTGATCGTGGCGTTGCCCGACCTGCTGGCGCTCGACTGGGTGGAGCCCGGCGAGCCGACGCCGGAGGCTGCCGAACGCTTCGGTCGGGAGCTTGCCGGCCTGCACCGGGCCGGTGCGCCGGCCTTCGGTGCGGCCTGGGCCGGCTTCATCGGCGCCCTTGAGCAGGACAACACCCTCGACGACGGTCCCTGGTCGACGTGGTTCGCCAAGCGTCGACTCGCCCCCTACCTGCGGCTGTCGGTCGACGGCGGCGCGTTGACAAGCGCCGACGCCGCGCTTGTCGAGCAGGTGATCGACCGGGTCGGCGAGTTCGGCGGGGACGAGCCACCGGCCCGGGTCCACGGCGACCTGTGGCCGGGCAACGTGCTGTGGGGTGTCGACGAGCGGGCCTGGCTGATCGATCCGGCGGCGCACGGCGGGCACCGCGAGACCGATCTCGCCCAACTGGCGCTCTTCGGCGGCGTCGCGCACCTGGACCGGGTGCTGGCCGCCTACCGGGAGAGCTGGCCGCTCTCCGACGGTTGGCGCGAGCGGGTGCCGCTGCACCAACTGAATCTGCTGCTCGTGCACACCGCGCTGTTCGGCCAGGTCTACCGCGATGCGGTCGTCGAACTCGCCCGAGCCGCCCTGGGCAGCGTCGAGCGCGCTACGGTCGACCGGTGAGTGTCGCCCCACGGACCGACGGCGTCCTCGTCGACCGGTACGGCCGTGTCGCGCGGGACCTGCGCGTGTCCCTCACCGACAAGTGCAACCTGCGGTGCACGTACTGCATGCCGGCCGAGGGGTTGCCCTGGTTGGCCGGCCCGGAGCTGCTCACCGACGAGGAGATCGTCCGGCTGGTCAGGGTGGCCGTCGAGCGGCTCGGCGTGACCGAGGTGCGGTTCACCGGCGGCGAGCCGCTGATCCGGCCCGGCTTGCTGGGCATCGTGACAGCTGTCGCCGCGCTCGACCCCCGCCCGCGGATCTCGCTCACCACGAACGGCATCGGTCTGGACCGGCTGGCGCCCGCGCTGCGCACGGCCGGCCTGGACCGGGTGAACGTCTCGCTGGACACGTTGGACCCGGCCCGGTTCACGCAGCTCACCCGCCGTCCCCGCCTCGACGCGGTGCTCGCGGGGCTCGCCGGGGCGGCCGCCGCCGGGCTCGACCCCGTGAAGATCAATTCCGTGTTGATGCGCGGCGTCAACGAGGACGAGGCGCCGGCCCTGCTCCGCTTCGCGCTCGACCACGGCTACCAACTGCGGATCATCGAGCAGATGCCGCTGGACGCGCAGCACGGCTGGGACCGGAGCACGATGGTCATCGCCGAGGAGATCCTGGCCTCCCTGCGTACCCGGTTCGATCTCAGTCCTGACCCGACCGAGCGCGGCGCGGCGCCGGCCGAGACGTGGTTGGTCGACGGCGGCCCGGCCCGCGTCGGCGTGATCGCCAGCGTGACCCGGCCCTTCTGCGGCGACTGCGACCGCACGCGGCTCACCGCCGACGGCCAGATCCGCGCCTGCCTGTTCGCCACGGAGGAGTCCGACCTGCGGGCGGCGCTGCGCGGCGGCGCGACCGACGACGAGGTGGCGCAGCGGTGGCGCACCGCGATGTGGGGCAAGCGCGCCGGCCACGGCATCGACGACCCCACCTTCCTTCAGCCGACCCGTCCGATGTCCGCGATCGGGGGTTGACCTGTGGAGCCGAGACCGCTCACCGTCCGCTACTTCGCCGGTGCGCGCGCCGCTGCCGGCCGCGCCGAGGAGGTCACCCCCGCCGGCCGGTCACTCGACGACCTCACCACCGAGTTGGGCCAGAGGCACGGC
The DNA window shown above is from Micromonospora lupini and carries:
- a CDS encoding T3SS (YopN, CesT) and YbjN peptide-binding chaperone 1, with protein sequence MTADHPSAPDGEPDGTSEPAESILLDEPSTTDLRAKVTEAWREFARMLALRLRELPAGAHLELTLDPTASGTGDAVYSISVDVTGDGGLSARAVGNAALPQGYRLDRAAVADMVALGWSPPGVVAGSGGSFGLDGTTAEAARIAPLLSRTLRDVYGAPHPAFLVYVVNDAEGEPLTVEPLGTARSEFGPDSDVEGDLEEALAEAAAAQTERDDVLDLADRVRTVVSTMLKSDAERLQIDSDGDITIRAGSAMVFVRVRDNPPLVDVFSPVLTEVEPTERLYVKLSELTNRMPIGRLYCADDTVWASIPVFGRNFQATHLMLAVQVMTGLADELDDRLHGEFGGKRFFGEGDKPARSDESEHRTGMYL
- a CDS encoding DUF6457 domain-containing protein, whose translation is MTVLDDWVTAACAEVGLDPTEVPVSAVLDLARDVAHQVLRPGAPVTAYLLGLAVGRGADPADAAARLSALAADWPVRLGADPDDPTAPSDDPTA
- a CDS encoding molybdenum cofactor guanylyltransferase, with product MGTYAAVVLAGGAARRMGGVDKPARPVGGLSMRDRVLAAVGDAAPRVLVGPGDGVADGVRVTREDPPGGGPVAAMAAGLALLDPDTTLVAVLAADLPLLTRAAIGDLLTHLAPAGSSSPVTTGGGPSQAGTGPSQAGTGPSQAGTGPSQAGTGPSQAGTGPSQAGTGPSQAGTGPVGLERRIDGVCFVDADGRRQSLCGVWRVAALRTGLARLAAERGGSLAGAPVRGLWAGLAVREVPWVGDGPPPWFDCDTDEDVRRAEEWVR
- the fdhD gene encoding formate dehydrogenase accessory sulfurtransferase FdhD, which encodes MGRATDRRGVLRIDLDAAADGRVAVRRPDTLAVEEPLEIRVGAAGPGRRKPLAVTMRTPGDDLDLAIGFLLTEGLIRSTDDVLTAQLCAGAETPNTYNVVDVVLAPGAPEPTTDPSRNFYTTSSCGVCGKASIDAIRTRSLFDVRTDPLTVAAALLAELPDRLRAAQRAFDRTGGLHAAGLFSPAGELVVLREDVGRHNAVDKVIGWAVRERRLPLTGHVLLVSGRASFELTQKAWMAGLPLLAAVSAPSTLAVELAEEAGMTLVGFLRGRTMNVYTRPERVTT
- a CDS encoding NADP-dependent oxidoreductase, with amino-acid sequence MRAVVFAEFGPPNVVHVAEVAAPHAGPGQVRIAVRASGVSTGEVLIRSGKLADMVPVTFPCRTGFDAAGVVDEVGDGVRGVAVGDQVFGMASSATRGANADRVVLSAWAGKPANWSWEEAGGAAGSVETATRVLDRLGVAAGHAVLVHGAAGAVGSVAVQVAAARGAVVIGTASERNHDFLRSLGAVPTTYGPGLPARIRGLAPDGVDAVFDCAGGALPDLIAIAGDAARVVTIADFAAAAHGVHLSHGAPADRTGKAVGSGADPLAVHGLDIAVGLAESGRLHIPVAATFPLTEAAAAHELSEARHAPGRIVLVN
- a CDS encoding TetR/AcrR family transcriptional regulator; amino-acid sequence: MTAEVRQVQRSDARDNRERILAVARLAFATNGLDVPIREIARRAQLGVATIYRHFPTKDALLAEAFAEQMTVCSAIVEDGLAQPDAWLGFRLVVEKLMETHAHDRGFARAFISQLPQEAGFTADRTRTLRMLAELVDRARATGELRDDFVLDDLILALMANEGIRAESAARRLAAARRFAAFMIQSFQTSSARAPLPPAVRLPLSTP
- a CDS encoding DUF4192 domain-containing protein; the encoded protein is MTSTERAKLSVRSPADLLAAVPYLLGFHPADSVVAVALRGRQIIFAARADLPDPSTDPVDSARHLAGVIQRQGADAATVVGYGPPDRVTPSVDAVRAALTGVGLEVLDALRVTDCRWWSYLCAEADCCPPEGRRYDPTANPVTASAVFAGQVALPDRAALAAQVAPVDGAARDALHAATVQAERRLVELLEQAPDGDLLGGRALRSAGVAAVREAQRRQRRGERLDDDEVAWLSLLLSHLPVRDHAWERTDGRDRDIALWTDVLRRAEPELTAAPGALLAFAAWRAGQGALAAVALERTLSLHPDYSLALLLDDLLRRGVPPSELDGWPSVGMPGVVRPRKRSRRGRR
- a CDS encoding fructosamine kinase family protein: MDLAYLRAHPAHLPTFRTHQRLRETPVAGGNICAAARLTLDDGHSVFAKSWPERADRPAPEGFFAAEAAGLRWLREADAIGVPEVIVALPDLLALDWVEPGEPTPEAAERFGRELAGLHRAGAPAFGAAWAGFIGALEQDNTLDDGPWSTWFAKRRLAPYLRLSVDGGALTSADAALVEQVIDRVGEFGGDEPPARVHGDLWPGNVLWGVDERAWLIDPAAHGGHRETDLAQLALFGGVAHLDRVLAAYRESWPLSDGWRERVPLHQLNLLLVHTALFGQVYRDAVVELARAALGSVERATVDR
- the moaA gene encoding GTP 3',8-cyclase MoaA, which produces MSVAPRTDGVLVDRYGRVARDLRVSLTDKCNLRCTYCMPAEGLPWLAGPELLTDEEIVRLVRVAVERLGVTEVRFTGGEPLIRPGLLGIVTAVAALDPRPRISLTTNGIGLDRLAPALRTAGLDRVNVSLDTLDPARFTQLTRRPRLDAVLAGLAGAAAAGLDPVKINSVLMRGVNEDEAPALLRFALDHGYQLRIIEQMPLDAQHGWDRSTMVIAEEILASLRTRFDLSPDPTERGAAPAETWLVDGGPARVGVIASVTRPFCGDCDRTRLTADGQIRACLFATEESDLRAALRGGATDDEVAQRWRTAMWGKRAGHGIDDPTFLQPTRPMSAIGG
- a CDS encoding MoaD/ThiS family protein is translated as MEPRPLTVRYFAGARAAAGRAEEVTPAGRSLDDLTTELGQRHGVRLAAVLRVASFLVDGVACHDRRAPLPGGATIDVLPPFAGG